TTTCATTCAACGCCGGGACACGTCGTTAACCCGATGCCTCGGCATCCGGGCAGGCCTGCGGCCTGCATTCGCCGCGGGGGCGCGGCTCCCACAAAGGCCGGGTGCTTCTGCTGCCTAGCTGCCTGGCTGCCTAGCTGCCCAGCTGCCTGGCTGCTTGGCTGCTTGGCGCTTGGCGCTTGGCGCTTGGCGCTTGGCTGCTGACTGTGGGAGCCCCGCCCCCGGGGCGAAGCTGTTGGCTTTTAATTTCATTCAACGCCGGGACACGTCGTTAACCCGATGCCTCGGCATCCGGGCAGGCCTGCGGCCTGCATTCGCCGCGGGGGCGCGGCTCCCACAAAGGCCGGGTGCTTCTGCTGCCTAGCTGCCTGGCTGCTTGGCTGCTTGGCGCTTGGCGCTTGGCCGTTGACTGTGGGAGCCCCGCCCCCGGGGCGAAGCGTTTGGCTTTTGATTTCATTCAACGCCGGGACACGTCCTTAACCCGATGCCTCGGCATCCGGGCAGGCCTGCGGCCCTGCAATCGCCGCAAGGGCTCGGCTCCCACAAAGGCCGGGGGCTTCTGCTGCCTAGCTGCCTGGCTGCTTGGCGCTTGGCCGTTGACTGTGGGAGCCCCGACCTCGGGGCGAAGCTTGTCAGGTCTTCCCGCCGATCAATACCCGCGCCCGATATCGACGACACCACTGATGGATTGGCCCTGCTCCAGCGACAGGATCTTTTCCGCGATCTGGGCGATGGTCGCTTCGCGCAGGGTCCGGGCCGAGACGTGGGGCGTGATGGTGACCTGCGGCATCCGCCAGAACGGATGCTCGGAAGGCAGCGGCTCCTCACGGAACACGTCGAGCACCGCGCGGGCGACCTTGCCCTCGTCAATGGCCCGGCAGAGATCTTCGTCGACCAGATGCTCGCCGCGGCCGACGTTGATCACCACCGCGTCGGGCCTTAGTCGCGACAGCAGCGGATAGTCGATCAGATCGCGCGTGCTGTTGGTCAACGGCAGGGTGTTGATCAATACCCGTGTCTGTCCGAGAAACCCGTCGAGCCCAGCCTCGCCGGCAAAGCTGCGTACGCCGTCGATGGCATGTTCGGAGCGCGCCCAGCCACAGACCGGATAATCCAGCGCAGCGAATGTGCGGGCGACGCGCTGGCCGATCTGCCCCAACCCAAGCACGCCGACCGGCCATTCACTGCGCTCGATGGGTCGGCGCAGCTTCCACTGGCCCGCGGCCTGCTGGTCCCGGTAGTAGTCCATGTCGCGGCTGATACCGATGACGTGATAGGCGACATACTCAGCCATCTGCACCGCCATACCGGCGTCTTCCAGGCGAACAATCGGAAGATCGCGTGGCAAGTTCGGTATCCGTACCAGCGCATCCACCCCGGCGCCGAGGTTGAACAGCGCCTTGAGCTGCGGCTCCTTGTCGAACAGCGCCGCTGGCGGGTGCCAGACGATGGCGTAGTCGGCCCCCCAACTGGGGTTGTCCGGCTTCCAGACCTGGATCTCGGCGTCCGGCAAATGCTGCTGGATCAAGTCGGTCCAGCGCTCGGGCTTGGGGTCGGCGGCGACGAAAAGAATCTTCATGGGCACTGGGCAATATTCCCTGGCAGGTAAGCGGATCGCGCTAGCGTAGCGCTATATCGCATAGACGTGACCGTTGGCTTCCAGCTGGCGCAACAACGCGGGCCAGGTCAGTTTGGCAGCGCTGCCCAGCTCAGCCGATTGCTGACGCGTCGTCTCGATGGCGGCGGCCGGCGGCATATGCGTCGGACCGCACGCCTGGGCGCGGACCTGGATCTCGCACGCCTTCATCAGGAAATACAGGTAGGTGAAGGCTTCGGCGACCGTGCCACCGGCCGTCAGGATGCCGTGATTGCGCAGGATCATCATGCGCTTGTCGCCCAGGTCGCGGATCAGCCGCTCGCGTTCGGAGAGGTCCAGCGCCACGCCTTCGTACTCGTGATAGCTGAGGTGATCGAGGCAGAGCATCGCCGTCTGGCTCAGCGGCAGCAGCCCGTCACGGTGCGCCGACACCGCCACGCCATCCGGCGCGTGCAGGTGCATCACCGCGCCGGCGTCCTCCCGCCCCATATGCACGGCACTGTGAATGGTGAAACCGGCCGGGTTCACGCGATGCAGGCTGCCGCTGTGGACGATCTGGCCCTCCTGGTCGACCTTCACCAGCGACGAGGCGGTGATTTCCTGGAACAGCAGGCCATACGGGTTGATCAGAAAATGGTGCTCAGGCCCTGGCACGCGGGCCGAGAGATGGGTGAACACCAAGTCATCCCAGCCGAAATGCGCGACCAGCCGATAGGCCGCCGCCAGATCCTTGCGCACCTGCCATTCGGCTTCCCGGTTCGTAGCGGTTGAATCTTGCATTGCATCTGCTCCGTTGGTTTCGAAGGCGCCCAGCCGGCGCGGGCCTTGCAACTTGCTTTGCGCCCGTCAGGCCTGTTCAGCCCTGGCGGCGTGTTTGCGGTTTTCTTCTTCCTGCAGCGCCCGCCACATCAGCTTGCCGGTGGATGAACGCGGCAACGAGGCGACGAACTCGACGTAGACCGGCGCCTTGTAGGCTGCCATCTCGGCCTTGCACCAGTCGATGATGTCCTGCTCGCTGACTTGCCCGGCCTGGCCGTCTCGCAGCACGACGCAGGCCTTGACCGTCTCGCCGCGCTTGGGATCGGGACAGGAGATCACGCAGCATTCCTGGATCGCCGGGTGGCGGTACATCAAGCTTTCCACTTCCGACGGCCAGACCTTGAAGCCGGACGCGTTGATCATTCGTTTGACGCGGTCGACCAGGAAGAAATAACCCTCTTCATCGTAGTAGCCCATGTCGCCTGTGCGGAAAAATCGGTGGCCGTCCAGCTCGATGAACGCGCGCTCGGTTTCTTCCGGGCGGTTCCAGTAGCCCTGGAACAGTTGCGGCCCGCGGCTGATGATCTCCCCGACCTCATTGGGGCCGAGCTCCTGCCCGGTAGTCAGATCGATGACGCGGCTGTCCACATCGAACACCGGAATCCCGAGGCACTGCGCCTTGGGCCGCGGCACCGGATTGATATGGGTCGCGGCGATGGTCTCCGACAGTCCATAGCCCTCGATGTAGCGCAGGCCGGTGAGCCGATGCAGCTTCTCCTCCACCGCCTTGGGCATGGCCGCACCGCCGCCGCCGACGCTGACAAGACTCGAGAGGTCGTAGCGTTCCAGCTCCGGATCGGAGAGGAAATCGATCGCCATGGTGGCGATGTTGACCCAGCCGGTGACCTGGTGTCGCTCGATCAGCTGGGCGGCGACCTTGCGGTCCCAGCGGGTCATGATCACGGCAGTGCCGCCGTTGTAGATCGGCCCGCTCATGGCGCCCTGCATGCCAGTGACGTGAAAGTAAGGCAGCGTGGCGAGGATCACCGACTCGCTGGTGCTGTTGGTCCAGACCACGCGGTGAATGATGGTGGCCATGGCCGAGCGATGGGTATGCACGCAGCCCTTGGGTGCGCCGGTGGTGCCGGAGCTGTACGGAAAGACGCAAAGGTCGTCCGGGCCCGCCGTGTGCGGACCGGGCGCGTGGCCGGCCGCGATTGCCGCGCGCCAGGCGATGCCACCAGCGAAAGTCGGTGTGGCGACGGGCGCCTGGACCTCGGCCGGCAGCGCCAGGTCGGTGGGCTGGCGCACGTAATCGGAGTAGGTCGCGACGATGACGTGGCGCAGCTGCGCCGTACCGACCAGGGGGGCGATAAAACCGGTCAGCTCCTGGCCGCAGAGGCATACGGCCGCGCCGGTGTCGTGCAGGTAGTGCTCGAGCTCGGCGCTGTGGTTCATCGGGTTGACCGGCACCACCACCGCGTCGGCGCGCAGAATCGCGTAATAGGCAATGGTGAATTGCGGCGAGTTCTGCATGTAAAGCAGTACCCGGTCACCCTTGGCCACACCCAGGTGCTGCAGGTAGCCGGCCATGGCCTCGACCTCGTGCAGCAGCTCGCGGTAGGTGATCAGGGTGTCGTAATAGACGATGGCCGTCTTGTTCGGGAAGCGCCGGGCAGACATTTCCAGGTTGGCGAACAGGCTGGTTTCCGGCACCGTCAGGTGCTTGGGCAAATCCTCGGGCCAGACGGCGTGATGACGAGTGAACATGACTCAACTCCTGAATTGCGGTTAAGGGGCCAGTTCGGCCATGGCCCGTTCTTCGCCCCACGCCAACCAGCCGCGCGTGTCGCGCAGGGGGGTGATGGCAATGCGTTTTTCGCGCAGCGCGCAGACATCGAGCTCCGGATCGACCAGGTGCGCCGAGGAATGCTCGAAACCAAGCCACCAGTACGGCAGCCCGCGGCCGTCATGGCCAGCCTGCAGGCGCGGCTGGGTGATCGAGCCGCGCGATTGCCGGGTCATGCGCACATGGCTGACCGCTTCGGCGGCGCACGCGGGGAAATTCAGATTCCAGCAGCAGGCGTCGTTATCGCGACGTGCCCAGAGCGCCCGAATCAGGGCCTCGCCATGGGTTTCGACCGAGGACCAGTCGATCCGGCTGCGGTCGTGAAAGGCCTGGCTGAGGCCCATCGCCGGCAGCCCCAGCAGATCGGCACTGAGCACCGCCCCCAGCGTGCCCGAGTACGGCACCGAGTCGCCGATGTTCGCCCCGCTGTTGATGCCCGACAGCACCAGGTCCGGTGGTGAGGCCTGCAGCCATTCAGCCATGGCGAACATCACGCAGTCCGACGGCGTGCCGGACACCGCGAAGCGCCGCTCGCCATGGCGATAGACGCGCAAGGGCGCATGCACCGAGATGCCCTGCCCCGTGCCGCTCTGGTCGTGTTCCGGCGCGACCACCCAGACCTCTTCGGCCAGTCGCGCGGCGATCCGTTCGAGCAGGGCCAGTCCGGGTGCGGCGATGCCGTCGTCGTTGGTCAGCAGGACGCGGCGCAGCAAGGGCGCACTCATATCGATTCTCCCCGGCCACCGCGTTGCGCGATGCGCCAGCCGGCCTCGGCGAGCAGGCCGGCGCGCTGGCCGACCTGCAGCGCATCGGCGTTGCTGGCATTGCCCTGCAAGGCCCGCGCATAGACGCCCTGCAGAATCGCGGCGAGCCGGAACAGCGAAAAGGCCACGAAGACATGCCAGTCATCGATGCCCTCGCGGCCGCTCTGCTGGCAGTACCGCGCCAGTACCGTTTGCTCGGACGGTATCCCCTGGCTTGGCAGATCGCTACCAACCAGGCCGCGCAGGCCCTCGACGCCGGCCGGCAAGTGGTACGGCAGGCAGAAGTAGGCCAGATCGGCCAACGGATGGCCGAGGGTGGACAGCTCCCAGTCGAGAATCGCCGCGACCCTCGCCTCGCCCGGTGCGAAGATCAGATTGCCGAGGCGATAGTCGCCATGGGCGATGGCGCATTCGTCGCGCTGCGGCACCTGCTCCGGCAGCCATTGCATCAGCTGGTCCATGTCGGGCATGTCGCCGGTACGCGAGGCCTGGTATTGGCCGGACCAGCGCTTCACCTGGCGAGCGAAATAGCCTTGAGCCTTGCCGAAGTCACCGAGGCCCACGGCCTCGACGTCGACCTGATGCAGCCCGGCCAGGGTATCGATGGCCGCCAGATGGATCGGCTGGCGTTCGGCCGCGGGCAGTTCCTCCAGGGCCGGATGACTGAATATCCGTCCTTCGACATGATCCATCACATAAAAGGCGGTCCCGATGATGCCTTCGTCTTCGCACAGCAGATGCACCGGCGGCACCGGAACAGCGGTGTGCTCGGCCAGCGCGCGGATCACCCGGTATTCGCGCTCGACCATATGCGCGGACGGCAATACCTTGCCCGGCGGCTTTTTGCGCAAGACGTAACGGCGCCCGGCACTTTCCAACAGGTAGGTGGGGTTCGACTGACCGCCCTGGAACTGGCGAATCAGCAGGTCGTCGCCCATCCGCGGCAGGTGCTGGTGCAGGTAGCGAGCCAGCGCCGCCTCATCGAATCGATGCGCCGGCAGCACGTCGATCAGCTCGGGTTCGCTCATCGCTGTGCCCTCAGCATGCGGTTTCACCACCGTCGGCGACGATCACCTGTCCGGTGATATAGGCACTGGCGGGTGCGGCGAGAAACACCGCCAGCCCGGCAATGTCCACCGGTTCGCCAATCCGGCGCAGCGGGGTCTTTTCCGCGGCGCGGCGGACCCGCTCGGGGTCATCGAGCAGCGCCTTGGCGAAATCGGTACGCACCAGCCCCGGCGCGATGGCATTGACGCGGATGCCCTTGGGCCCCCATTCCGCCGCGAGATTGCGCGCCAACGCCGCTTCCGCCGCCTTGGATACGCCATAGGTGCCGATCACCGTATTGCCACGCAAGCCGGCAATGCTGGACAGCATGATCACGGCGCCCTCACCACGCTCGGCCATCTGCGGCAGCACCATGTTCGACAGCCAGAAGGTGCCCTTGACGTTGGTGTCCATGATCTTGTCCCAGGCGTCGTCGGTCAGCTCGCTGGTCGGCCCGTAGACCGGATTGGTGGCGGCGTTGCAGACCAGCACGTCGATGCGTCCCCAGGTCTGCAGGGTGGTATCGACCAGGCGCTGCAGGTCTTCTTTGCGGCCCACGTGACAGGGCACGGCGATGGCCTCGAAGCCTGCGGCTTTCAGCTCGGCGGCCACCGTTTCGCAGGCATCGGCCTTGCGGCTCGAGATCACCACGCGCGCGCCGCAACGGGCCATTTCCTCGGCGATGGCGCGGCCGATGCCACGGGTCGAACCGGTGATCAGCGCGACCTTGCCGGTCAGGTCGAATAATGGATTGCTCATCGGACGGCATCCTTCTTGTTGTTTTGGTGGGACGCTCAGCGTGTGCTGGCGTAGTTCTTCAGTTCCAGTTTGGCGATGCTGTCCAGGTGCACCTCGTCCGGGCCGTCGGCCAGTCGCAGCGTGCGCTGGTGTGCCCAAGCCGCGGCCAGGAAACTGTCCTGGCTGACGCCCTTGGCGCCATGCACCTGAATGGCGCGATCGAGCACGCGCAGCGCCATGCTCGGCGCGGCCGCCTTGATCATCGCGATCTCCTGGCGCGCCACCTTGTTGCCGACGGTGTCCATCATGTGCGCCGCTTTAAGCGTCAGCAGGCGCGTCTGTTCGATTTCGATACGCGAACGGGCAATGTCCTTGCGGATCGAATCGAAGTCCGCCAGCGGCTTGCCAAACGCGACGCGCGAATGCACCCGCTCGCACATGGCTTGCAAGGCACGCTCGGCCACGCCGATGGTGCGCATGCAATGGTGAATGCGGCCCGGGCCGAGCCGCCCCTGGGCGATCTCGAAGCCGCGGCCTTCGCCGAGCAGCATGTTGCCGGCCGGCACACGGACGTTGTCGTAATGAATCTCGGCATGGCCATGGGGTGCGTGGTCGTAGCCGAAGACGTTGAGCGCACGGACGATGTTCACGCCGGGCGTATCCAGCGGCACGAGGATCATCGACTGCTGCCGATGCCGCTCGGCGCCCGGGTCCGTCTTGCCCATCACGATGGCGATCTTGCAGGTGGTGGTCATCGCGCCTGAGGACCACCACTTCTGCCCGTTGATGACGTACTCGTCGCCTTCGCGGCGGATCTCGCAGGCGATGTTGGTCGCATCCGAGGACGCGACCTCGGGTTCGGTCATGGAAAAGCAGGAGCGAATCTCACCGTCGAGCAGCGGCTTGAGCCATTGTTCTTGCTGCTCCGGCGTGCCATAGCGCGCCAGCACCTCCATGTTGCCGGTATCCGGCGCCGAACAGTTGAAGACCTCGGCGGCGACATGGGATCGGCCCATGATTTCGCAGAGATGGGCGTATTCGAAGTTGGTCAGCCCGGCGCCGTGCTCGCTTTGCGGCAGGAACAGGTTCCAAAGCCCCTGCGCTCGCGCCTTGCTCTTGAGGGTCTCGAGAATGGGCGGCGGCGCCCAGCGATTGCTGGCCTCGGCAATCTGCTGGTGAAAAAGGGGCTCGTTGGGGTAGATGTGCTCATCCATGAACGCCGTCAGCTGTTGCTGGAGCTCCAGCGCTTTACCGGTCAGTTCATACATCGCCGTTTTCCTTGTCGTTCTGCATCGGAAAATCCATCGGGACACCCTGAGGATGCTCGCTGCCGGAACGCAGGCGGAAGGTCGCTTCGCCGATAGCCAGCAGGCGATCCTCGCTGTCGCGTATCTCTCCGGAGCTGTTGAATATTCGGCTGCCACCGGCACGTCGTCGACCGATGGCGCGAATCACGCCACCCGAGCATTGGCCGGTAAAGGTGGTGTTGAGCACCAGGGTGATGGCCTTGCGAACGCGCCCGGGATACGGGCAATAGGTCCCCGCCTCGGCCAGCACCACATCGAGCAATGCGGTGATCACCCCGCCATGCAGCACGCCGGCCATGTTCAGGTGACAGGCCTGCACGTCCAGTTCGATCACCGCTTCGTCTTCGCTCCAGCTGACCTGACGGTAACCGAGCACCTGATGAAAGCCCGGCAGGTCCTTGCCGCCGCTGATCGGCAACTGCCGGGGCCGACTGTCGTCTGCGGGCAACGGCTGATGCGGGTCGGTCATCTCACAGCCCTCGGGCCTGCGATGGCCGCCGGGGCGCGCGCTCCGCTCATGGCGTTTCCAGCATGAAGACGCATAGCCTGTCCTCTCGATTGTTCTTGTACTGAGTCTTTTTTGAAGCTGGCATGGCCACAACGATGCGTCAATTCGAAATTAAGTTCCATCAGGCAGAATTATGACGCCCCACAAACGGGACCGTCTAAGATCAATGGCGGCAGGCCGAATGTAAGGCCTGTCGTGGCATTCGACATACCGTGAAACAAGCATGACGACGCAGTAGCCTTCTGCTAGCGGTTGAAAATAGCGTCCGCTATGGTAGTTTTCAGACGGCTTTGCAGAAAACAGTTTTGCTCTGCGAAACATAAGCCATGCAGCGCAGGCTTCCGCCAGACAATTACAAGAAGAGGGACGCGATATGAGATTCATGTTCAAGAAGCTGCTCGCACCGGCCGGCCTCGTTGCCTTGGCGATAGCGGCAGCACTCCCCCAGATGGCGACCGCCGCCGACGTCACCAAATGGCGCGTGCAATCGCACTGGCCGAGCGCCAGCAGCTCCTATAAAGACAGTCTGGTGCGTCTGAAAAACCAGATCGAACAGCGCACCGAAGGTCGCCTCGAGCTGCAACTGTTCGAGTCCGGCGCCCTGTTCAAACCGCAGGAGACCTTCAACGCGGTCAGCCGCGGCATCATCCAGATGGGCACGATTTCCCCCGGCTATGCACAGGACAAGATGACCCTGGCGGGCGTCGCCTCGGGTCTACCTTTCGCCTTCCAGAACGTCTGGGAAGCGTCCTACTTCCACAAGCACATGGGCTTCGAGGACATGCTCCGCGACGAAGCCGCGCAATACGGCGTGTACTGGTCGACAGACAAGGTCTACCCCACCGAGATGGTGGTGAAGAAACCGATCAACAGCTGGGAAGACTTCACCAAGCTGAAGATCCGCTCGTCCGGCGCGCTGCAGAAATTCCTCGATGAGGCCGGCGCCTCGACTACTTACCTCCCGGGTGGCGAGCTCTATCCGGCCCTCGACACCGGCGTGGTCGACGGCGCGCACTGGGGCGCGGTACAAGGCGCGGCGAGCATGAGCTTCTATGAAGTGGCCAAGTACCACGTCAGGCCCGCGCTGAATATTGCCGGCACCGATGTGTTCATCATCAACCAGAAGGCACTGGAGAAACTCTCCGAGCGCGACCAGGAAATCGTAAAGCAGGTCCTCGACGAGCAGTTCTGGTATCGCACCAACGAATACCTCTACCAGGAGCAGGTCACGCTGCGTAAGGTCATGGCCGAACAAGGCGTGCAGGTCAATACGCTGCCGGACGACGTGCAGAAGCGCCTGCGCGAGGTCGCGCAGAAGACCTGGGAAGAAGAAGGTCAGCGCAGCGACAAGGCCGCCGAGGCCCTGAAGAAGCTCAAGTCCTTCCTTGGCGAACTGGGTTACCTCTGACCCCGCTTGCTCGGCGCGGCCGACCGCGCCGAGCAGCTGATCCGCTCAACCCTTGCTCGTGGGGCTCGTCATGCGTGCGATTCATGCCTACATCAATGGCATCACCCGGCTCAACGAATTCATCGGTCGCTGGGTCGCCTACCTGATTTTCCTGATCTTCGTGCTGCTACTGCTCGAAGTCTTCATGCGCTACCTGTTTTCGAGCCCAACCTCCTGGACCAACGAACTCGGCCAGATGCTGTTCGGTGCCTACGTGGTGCTGTCGGGTGGCTACGTCATGGCGCATCGCGACCACGTCAATGTCGACCTGCTGTATTCGACTTTCAGCGCACGCACGCGGGCATGGGTGGACATCTTCACCTCGAGCATGTTTTTCCTGTTCACGGCTGCGCTGCTGTACTTCGGCAGTTCGATGGCCTGGGAGTCGGTTCAAGGGATGGAAACCTCCTATTCCGCCTGGAACCCGCCGATCTGGCCGATCAAGGCGATGATTCCGCTCGGCACGCTGTTACTGCTGCTGCAGGGCATCGCCAAGCTGCTACAGGACATCCTCATTGCGCTGGGTCGCGAGCCCGCCCACGACGCCAAGCACGCGGAGGATGCCCGATGAGCATCGAAGTCACCACGCTGCTGTTCTTTCTGACGCTGGTCTTCTTTCTCGTACTTGGACTGCCGCTGGCCTTCGTGCTGGGCGGTGTCTCGGTGCTGTTTCTCTATTTCACCTGGGGCGTCGATGCCTTCTACATGGTCGCCTCGCAGATGTGGGGCACCATGGAAAGCTTCACCCTGGTGGCCATCCCCCTGTTCGTGTTCATGGCGATGTTGCTGGAACGCACAGGAGTCGCGCGCGACCTCTATCGCATGATGCATCTGTGGTGCGGGGGCATGCGCGGCGGGCTGGCGATCGGCACGCTGGGCATCTGTGCGGTATTCGGTGCCATGGTCGGCATCAGCGGTGCCGCGGTGGTGGCGATGGGCACCATCGCGTTGCCGGCCATGCTCGAGCGCGGCTACGACAAACGCATGGTGCTTGGTTGCATCAATACCGGTGGCGGCTGGGGCATCCTGATCCCGCCGAGCATCATGATGATTCTCTACGCCATGATCAGTGGCCAGTCGGTCGGCAAGATGTTTGCCGCCGGCGTCCTGCCCGGCCTGCTGCTGGTGGCGCTGACGGTCACCTACGTGTTGGTCCGCTCGTATCTGCAACCCCATCTTGCGCCCGCACTGCCGAAGGAAGAGCGCGGCACCTGGGGTGAAAAGCTGCGAGCAGTACGTGCCGTGCTGCTACCCATCGGCATCGTGGTGATGGTGCTCGGCTCGATCATCGGCGGCCTGACCACACCCACCGAGGCCGCCGCCATGGGAGTGTTCGGCGCGCTGATCTCCGCTGCGGTGTACCGCAAGCTGAACTGGCCAATCCTGCAGGAAGCGGCCATCCGCACCTTCAAGCTGACCGGCATGATCGCCTGGATCCTGTTCGCCGCTCACGCGTTCAGCTCGGCCTACCAGGGCATGGGCGCGCAGTCGCTGATCGAAGGGCTGATGATGGACCTGCCCGGCGGGCGCTGGGCCATCGTCATCTTCATGATGGCCATCGTGTTCGTCATGGGCATGTTGCTCGATCCGGTCGGCATCATGCTTATCACGCTGCCGGTGTTCCTGCCGATCATCGCCTCGCTCGGTTTCGACCCGATCTGGTTCGGCGTGCTGTTCGTGATCAACATGGAGATCGGCTACATGACGCCACCGTTCGGGTTCAACCTGTTCTATCTGAAAGGCATCGTCCCGCCCGGCATCACCATGAAGGACATCTACTGGTCGGTGATCCCCTTCGTGATCGTCAACATCATCGGCATGGGCATCATCATGGTGTTCCCCGAGATCGCCACCTACCTGCCGCGCACGCTGTTCTGACTGCCGCACGGCCACAAAAAAGCCGGAGCACCTGCTCCGGCTTTTTTATCGCTGCCATCAGATGATGTTGGCGTAGTCGGCCTCGATCCGATCCAGGCTCAGGTGGTTGAGGAAGTTCGAGAAGCACATCCAGGCCGACAGCGCGTTGAGGTCCTGGAA
This DNA window, taken from Stutzerimonas stutzeri, encodes the following:
- a CDS encoding TRAP transporter large permease: MSIEVTTLLFFLTLVFFLVLGLPLAFVLGGVSVLFLYFTWGVDAFYMVASQMWGTMESFTLVAIPLFVFMAMLLERTGVARDLYRMMHLWCGGMRGGLAIGTLGICAVFGAMVGISGAAVVAMGTIALPAMLERGYDKRMVLGCINTGGGWGILIPPSIMMILYAMISGQSVGKMFAAGVLPGLLLVALTVTYVLVRSYLQPHLAPALPKEERGTWGEKLRAVRAVLLPIGIVVMVLGSIIGGLTTPTEAAAMGVFGALISAAVYRKLNWPILQEAAIRTFKLTGMIAWILFAAHAFSSAYQGMGAQSLIEGLMMDLPGGRWAIVIFMMAIVFVMGMLLDPVGIMLITLPVFLPIIASLGFDPIWFGVLFVINMEIGYMTPPFGFNLFYLKGIVPPGITMKDIYWSVIPFVIVNIIGMGIIMVFPEIATYLPRTLF